In Rattus norvegicus strain BN/NHsdMcwi chromosome 3, GRCr8, whole genome shotgun sequence, a genomic segment contains:
- the Eppin gene encoding eppin precursor — translation MKFSRFVSILVLFGLLTKVQGPSLTDFLFPRRCPRFREECEHRERDLCTRDRDCQKREKCCIFSCGKKCLNPQQDICSLPKDSGYCMAYFPRWWYNKKNGTCQLFIYGGCQGNNNNFQSQSICQNACEKKSNST, via the exons ATGAAGTTTTCCAGATTTGTGAGCATCCTCGTGCTATTTGGCCTGCTTACAAAGGTCCAGGGACCTAGTCTAACTGACTTTCTGTTTCCCA GGAGATGCCCCAGATTCAGAGAGGAGTGTGAACACAGAGAGAGGGACCTTTGTACCAGGGACAGGGACTgccagaagagagagaagtgCTGTATCTTCAGCTGCGGAAAGAAATGTCTAAACCCCCAACAAG ATATTTGCAGCCTACCAAAAGACTCTGGCTACTGCATGGCTTACTTCCCTCGTTGGTGGTATAATAAGAAAAACGGCACGTGCCAACTCTTCATCTATGGTGGTTGCCAGGGAAACAATAACAACTTCCAGTCCCAAAGTATATGCCAGAATGCCtgtgaaaaaaaaa GCAATTCCACCTGA